In a genomic window of Pseudomonas mohnii:
- a CDS encoding secretin N-terminal domain-containing protein, with protein sequence MSLRTLLTTLLVTCSFSVMAATEIVPLNYHTSADMLPVAQDFIGKDGQVSAYGNQLIVNADQRKIDELKALLSQLDTAPKRLLITVDTSDNNTQGDQGYSVNGAKPNQTRIISYNTASRNGGIQQVQTSEGTPALIQVGQSVPLTSSQTDSYGDLRSQTEYRNVTQGFYVTASVTGDIVHLSISTNHDRMSQERPDVVNVQSTDTTVTGHLGEWILLAGVNGQTQADKQGLTRSYSTQGRDDMTLRVKVDTLD encoded by the coding sequence ATGTCCCTACGCACCCTGCTCACCACGCTGTTGGTGACCTGCAGTTTTTCGGTCATGGCAGCCACCGAAATCGTGCCATTGAACTACCACACCAGCGCCGATATGTTGCCGGTCGCACAGGATTTCATCGGCAAGGATGGCCAGGTTAGCGCTTACGGAAATCAGCTTATAGTCAACGCTGATCAGCGCAAAATCGACGAACTTAAAGCCCTTCTTTCCCAGCTCGACACGGCGCCAAAACGCCTGCTGATCACTGTCGATACCAGTGACAACAACACCCAGGGCGACCAGGGATATTCAGTGAACGGCGCCAAGCCCAACCAGACCCGCATCATCAGTTACAACACCGCCAGCCGTAATGGCGGCATTCAGCAAGTCCAGACCAGCGAAGGCACGCCAGCACTGATCCAGGTCGGCCAGAGCGTACCGCTCACCAGCAGCCAGACCGACTCCTACGGCGACCTGCGCAGCCAGACCGAATACCGCAACGTCACTCAGGGGTTCTATGTCACCGCCAGCGTCACCGGTGACATCGTTCACCTGTCGATCAGCACCAACCATGACCGCATGAGTCAGGAACGTCCCGATGTAGTGAACGTACAAAGTACCGACACAACGGTCACCGGACACTTGGGCGAATGGATCCTGCTGGCTGGCGTAAACGGCCAGACACAGGCCGACAAACAAGGCCTTACCCGCAGCTACTCGACTCAAGGCCGGGATGACATGACGCTACGGGTGAAAGTCGATACCTTGGACTAA
- a CDS encoding cupin domain-containing protein, translated as MNPDIPLQLLGGITAREFLRDYWQKKPLLIRQAIPDFESPLDADELAGLALEEEVESRLIIEHGERPWELRRGPFAEDEFSKLPEREWTLLVQAVDQFVPEVGELLEHFRFLPSWRIDDVMISYAAPGGSVGPHFDNYDVFLLQGHGKRNWKIGQMCDSESPLLQHADLRILAEFEATDEWVLEPGDMLYLPPRLAHCGVAVDDCLTYSVGFRAPSAAEVLTHFTDFLSQFLPDEERYTDADALPAVDPHQIQHDALDRLKGLLAEHMSDERLLLTWFGQFMTEPRYPELVVGPEDVEEEDVLSALEQGAVLIRNPSARLAWSEVDDDLLLFASGQSRYLPGKLRELLKMICAADALHSDNLGQWLSDEDGRSLLCELVKQGSLGFADE; from the coding sequence ATGAATCCTGACATTCCTCTTCAACTTTTGGGCGGCATCACGGCACGGGAGTTCCTGCGCGACTACTGGCAGAAAAAGCCACTGTTGATCCGTCAGGCCATCCCAGACTTCGAAAGCCCGCTCGATGCCGACGAATTGGCCGGCCTGGCGCTGGAAGAAGAAGTCGAATCGCGCCTGATCATCGAGCACGGCGAGCGCCCTTGGGAACTGCGCCGCGGCCCGTTTGCCGAGGACGAATTCAGCAAGCTGCCGGAACGCGAGTGGACCCTACTGGTACAAGCCGTGGACCAGTTCGTTCCGGAAGTCGGCGAACTGCTGGAGCACTTCCGCTTCCTGCCGAGCTGGCGCATCGACGACGTAATGATCAGCTACGCGGCACCAGGTGGCAGCGTCGGCCCGCATTTCGACAACTACGACGTGTTCCTGCTGCAAGGCCACGGCAAGCGCAACTGGAAGATCGGCCAGATGTGCGACTCCGAAAGCCCGCTGCTGCAGCACGCGGACTTGCGCATCCTCGCCGAATTCGAAGCGACCGATGAATGGGTCCTGGAACCGGGTGACATGCTCTACCTGCCACCACGCCTGGCCCACTGCGGCGTCGCGGTCGATGACTGCCTGACTTACTCCGTCGGCTTCCGCGCACCGAGCGCCGCTGAAGTGCTGACCCACTTCACTGACTTCCTCAGCCAGTTCCTGCCTGACGAAGAGCGCTACACCGACGCCGACGCCCTGCCAGCGGTCGATCCGCACCAGATCCAGCACGACGCCCTCGACCGTCTGAAAGGCCTGCTGGCCGAACACATGAGCGATGAGCGCCTGCTGCTGACCTGGTTCGGCCAGTTCATGACCGAGCCACGCTATCCGGAATTGGTCGTTGGCCCGGAAGACGTCGAAGAGGAAGACGTCCTCAGCGCGCTCGAACAGGGCGCCGTACTGATCCGCAACCCAAGCGCACGCCTGGCCTGGTCGGAAGTCGATGATGACTTGCTGCTGTTCGCCAGCGGCCAGAGCCGTTATCTGCCGGGCAAACTGCGCGAGCTGCTGAAGATGATCTGCGCAGCCGATGCGTTGCACAGCGACAACCTTGGTCAGTGGCTGAGCGATGAAGATGGCCGCAGCCTGCTGTGCGAGCTGGTCAAGCAAGGTAGCCTGGGGTTTGCCGATGAATAA
- a CDS encoding GNAT family N-acetyltransferase — MNKIHVRVADWQKDNAEIRRIRETVFVAEQCVPPELEWDADDATAVHFLAFEGDFPIGTARLLPDGHVGRVSVLKDWRGLKVGDALMQAVIGEAEKRGLKQQMLSAQVQATAFYERLGFSMVSEEFLEAGIPHVDMVRHSA, encoded by the coding sequence ATGAATAAGATTCACGTACGTGTCGCAGACTGGCAGAAGGACAACGCCGAGATCCGGCGCATTCGTGAGACGGTGTTCGTCGCCGAGCAATGCGTTCCACCTGAACTTGAGTGGGATGCCGACGACGCGACTGCCGTGCACTTCCTGGCGTTCGAAGGCGACTTTCCAATCGGTACCGCCCGCCTGCTGCCTGACGGTCATGTTGGCCGGGTGTCGGTACTCAAGGATTGGCGCGGCCTGAAAGTTGGCGATGCGTTGATGCAAGCGGTCATCGGCGAAGCCGAAAAGCGCGGGCTAAAACAACAGATGCTCAGCGCCCAGGTCCAAGCCACGGCGTTCTATGAGCGCCTGGGCTTCAGCATGGTCAGTGAGGAGTTTCTGGAAGCAGGGATTCCGCATGTCGACATGGTTCGCCATTCGGCTTGA
- a CDS encoding MFS transporter, with the protein MQRSVTPLVSIIQDRSKGAALLVIMLPVLLVTIDNTILNFAMPRIAAALNPSAAEQLWMIDAYSLVLAGLLVSMGSSGDRFGHRRMLCLGCMGFVVVSVGVVFSQQAWHLIAGRALLGCFGAMILPATLALIRTAFEDREERRLAVAVWATCLTVGSALGPLLGGVLLQYFNWQSVFLVALPFLLPVLLFARMITESPKQLGKSTDYLSILLSLGAMTGVMLGLKHLATVGFDGQVLIWVLSGILLGVVFVRRQLVLEHPLLDLRLFGSSAFSVSIAKNLVSLGLLVGFIFFATQLLQLVFGLSPLLASLTLVPGQVLAIVAGLAIVPLAQKHAPNRVISGCLLLAAAAFAMMALVAPTALIVGVAFVLLNASIAAITTVSNDLVLASVPAESVGSASSVSETAYEIGVVLGTTLIGGAVAALYRLSLVMPEGAPENVVTAFATLGGAHAISQVQPEEVATRILEDANAAFTDGVMTTSTIVTGLIVLFALVTYCYLRERSPAHPVESR; encoded by the coding sequence ATGCAAAGATCGGTAACCCCCCTTGTCTCCATTATCCAGGATCGCTCGAAAGGCGCGGCCTTGTTGGTGATCATGCTTCCGGTCCTGTTGGTGACCATCGATAACACCATTCTCAATTTCGCCATGCCGCGAATCGCTGCTGCGCTGAACCCGTCTGCCGCCGAGCAGCTGTGGATGATCGATGCCTATTCTCTGGTGCTCGCCGGGTTGCTGGTGAGCATGGGCAGCTCCGGAGACCGCTTTGGTCATCGACGCATGCTTTGTTTGGGGTGTATGGGTTTCGTAGTGGTGTCGGTGGGGGTGGTGTTTTCACAGCAAGCGTGGCATCTGATTGCGGGGCGTGCGCTGTTGGGTTGTTTCGGTGCAATGATTTTGCCGGCGACCCTGGCGCTAATTCGCACTGCATTTGAGGATCGAGAAGAGCGGCGCCTGGCAGTGGCGGTCTGGGCAACTTGCCTGACTGTCGGGTCGGCTTTGGGGCCATTGCTGGGCGGTGTGCTGTTGCAGTATTTCAATTGGCAGTCGGTTTTTTTGGTGGCTTTGCCGTTCCTGTTGCCCGTGTTGCTCTTTGCGCGGATGATTACCGAGTCGCCAAAGCAGCTGGGTAAATCGACCGATTACCTGAGTATCTTGTTGAGTCTGGGTGCCATGACGGGTGTGATGCTGGGTCTCAAGCATCTGGCCACGGTCGGCTTCGACGGGCAGGTTTTGATCTGGGTGCTGTCCGGAATTTTGCTGGGCGTAGTTTTTGTCCGTCGCCAGCTAGTGTTGGAACACCCGCTGTTGGACCTCAGGTTGTTCGGCTCCTCTGCTTTCAGCGTGTCCATTGCGAAAAATCTCGTCAGCCTGGGCTTGTTGGTCGGTTTCATTTTCTTCGCCACCCAGTTGCTGCAGTTGGTATTTGGGTTATCCCCGTTGTTGGCCAGCTTGACATTGGTGCCGGGGCAGGTATTGGCGATTGTCGCCGGCCTTGCCATCGTGCCGCTGGCGCAAAAGCATGCACCGAATAGGGTCATTTCCGGATGTCTGCTACTGGCCGCTGCGGCCTTCGCGATGATGGCACTGGTTGCACCTACTGCGCTGATCGTCGGTGTGGCTTTCGTTTTGCTCAACGCTAGTATTGCCGCCATCACCACCGTGTCCAACGATCTAGTGTTGGCCTCGGTGCCAGCCGAGAGTGTCGGTAGTGCCTCATCCGTCAGTGAGACGGCTTATGAGATTGGCGTGGTGTTGGGTACCACGTTGATCGGAGGGGCAGTGGCGGCGCTGTATCGGTTGTCTTTGGTAATGCCTGAGGGCGCACCTGAAAACGTAGTGACCGCATTTGCAACGCTGGGAGGGGCTCACGCCATCAGTCAAGTCCAGCCAGAGGAAGTGGCGACGCGGATTCTGGAAGACGCTAACGCTGCATTTACAGACGGCGTGATGACGACAAGTACTATTGTGACTGGGCTCATTGTGCTATTTGCGCTGGTTACATACTGCTATTTGCGAGAGCGAAGTCCTGCGCATCCAGTTGAAAGTCGCTGA
- a CDS encoding FAD-dependent oxidoreductase, producing the protein MICDIVVIGNGAIGGSIAFELASRGFKVCRVGEADRTNAASKAAGAMNGCFGEITSGLLASEHGRLKLAMDIQAKALWPHWSQRLARASGNQQEMLTACGTHVLLNSAGMAEIDSVNYAAIEQTLREHSVEVYGKTCEVLFKTMSPSRKSD; encoded by the coding sequence ATGATCTGCGACATTGTTGTGATTGGTAACGGAGCTATTGGTGGTTCAATTGCCTTCGAATTGGCGAGTCGAGGGTTCAAAGTATGCAGGGTCGGTGAGGCGGATAGGACTAATGCCGCATCAAAGGCTGCGGGCGCGATGAATGGTTGCTTCGGTGAAATCACCAGTGGTTTGCTCGCCAGTGAGCATGGCCGTTTGAAATTGGCCATGGATATTCAGGCTAAAGCACTATGGCCGCATTGGTCACAGCGGCTTGCGCGGGCCTCGGGTAACCAGCAAGAGATGCTAACAGCTTGTGGCACTCATGTGCTCCTCAACTCCGCAGGTATGGCTGAAATTGACAGCGTCAACTACGCAGCTATTGAACAAACTTTGCGCGAGCATTCAGTCGAAGTCTATGGAAAAACCTGTGAAGTGCTCTTCAAAACAATGAGCCCATCAAGGAAAAGCGACTGA
- the aceA gene encoding isocitrate lyase produces MALTREQQIAALEKDWAENPRWKGVTRTYSAADVVRLRGSVQPEHTFAKMGAEKLWNLVTQGAKPAFRPEKDFVNCMGALTGGQAVQQVKAGIQAIYLSGWQVAADNNSAESMYPDQSLYPVDSVPTVVKRINNSFRRADQIQWKAGKNPGDEGYIDYFAPIVADAEAGFGGVLNAYELMKSMIEAGAAGVHFEDQLASVKKCGHMGGKVLVPTQEAVQKLTAARLAADVAGTPTIILARTDANAADLLTSDCDPYDQPFVTGERTQEGFYKVRAGLDQAIARGLAYAPYADLIWCETAKPDLEEARRFAEAIKKEYPDQLLSYNCSPSFNWKKNLDDATIAKFQRELSAMGYKHQFITLAGIHNMWHSMFNLAHDYARNDMTAYVKLQEQEFADAAKGYTFVAHQQEVGTGYFDDMTTVIQGGSSSVTALTGSTEEEQFH; encoded by the coding sequence ATGGCACTGACACGCGAACAGCAAATTGCAGCCCTCGAAAAAGACTGGGCTGAAAACCCGCGCTGGAAAGGCGTGACACGCACTTACTCCGCTGCTGACGTCGTCCGCCTGCGTGGCTCGGTTCAACCTGAGCACACTTTTGCAAAAATGGGCGCCGAAAAGCTGTGGAACCTGGTTACCCAAGGTGCCAAGCCAGCCTTCCGTCCTGAGAAAGATTTCGTCAACTGCATGGGCGCCCTGACCGGCGGCCAGGCTGTGCAACAAGTCAAGGCCGGCATCCAGGCGATCTACCTGTCAGGCTGGCAAGTAGCTGCGGACAACAACTCCGCCGAATCGATGTACCCGGACCAGTCGCTGTACCCGGTGGATTCGGTTCCAACCGTGGTCAAGCGCATCAACAACTCGTTCCGTCGTGCTGACCAGATCCAGTGGAAAGCCGGCAAGAACCCAGGCGACGAAGGCTACATCGACTACTTCGCGCCAATCGTGGCTGACGCTGAAGCCGGTTTCGGCGGCGTACTGAACGCTTACGAACTGATGAAGAGCATGATCGAAGCGGGCGCCGCCGGTGTTCACTTCGAAGACCAACTGGCCTCCGTCAAGAAGTGCGGCCACATGGGCGGCAAGGTACTGGTTCCAACCCAGGAAGCCGTACAGAAGCTGACCGCTGCTCGTCTGGCTGCTGACGTTGCCGGTACTCCGACCATCATCCTGGCTCGTACCGACGCTAACGCTGCTGACCTGCTGACTTCCGATTGCGATCCGTACGACCAGCCATTCGTCACTGGCGAACGTACCCAGGAAGGCTTCTACAAAGTGCGCGCCGGTCTCGACCAGGCTATCGCTCGCGGCCTGGCCTACGCGCCGTACGCCGACCTGATCTGGTGCGAAACCGCCAAGCCTGATCTGGAAGAAGCTCGTCGCTTCGCCGAAGCGATCAAGAAGGAATACCCGGACCAACTGCTGTCGTACAACTGCTCGCCTTCCTTCAACTGGAAGAAAAACCTGGACGACGCGACCATCGCCAAGTTCCAGCGCGAACTGTCCGCCATGGGCTACAAGCACCAATTCATCACCCTGGCCGGCATTCACAACATGTGGCACAGCATGTTCAACCTGGCGCACGACTACGCCCGCAACGACATGACCGCCTACGTGAAACTGCAGGAGCAGGAATTCGCCGACGCCGCCAAGGGTTACACCTTCGTGGCTCACCAGCAGGAAGTGGGCACCGGCTACTTCGACGACATGACCACCGTGATCCAGGGTGGCTCGTCGTCGGTAACCGCACTGACCGGTTCGACCGAAGAAGAACAGTTCCACTGA